A genomic segment from Dietzia psychralcaliphila encodes:
- a CDS encoding permease, translating into MSPLPASATGPSGPSGTDTDTGVREHRRLVASLAAAAVAWIALWVANEWFWDATVDWLGLDLADRAVGAVHFFLYDTVKIFLLLLGLMFLVGMLRASLDLNRARDWLEGRGLLIGLTLAIVLGVVTPFCSCSSIPLFIGFVAAGIPLSVTLTFLIASPLISEIAAIMIGEMFGWHIAAAYVGAGAAIAFIAGWALSRFRLEKWVDDVVFTTRVAALRADGHVPTLRERVDAALGESRDIVRGVWIWVVVGVGIGAAIHGWVPADFFLRWAGPDNPLAVVVATLAGVPLYVNGAGVVPIAEALWTKGMSLGTVMAFIMSSIALSIPQAIMLRRVMKPPLLALFFAAVAVGILAIGLLFNLIA; encoded by the coding sequence ATGAGCCCGTTGCCCGCCTCCGCGACCGGCCCGTCCGGCCCGTCCGGCACGGACACCGACACCGGTGTCCGAGAGCATCGTCGACTGGTGGCCTCACTCGCCGCGGCCGCGGTGGCCTGGATCGCCCTGTGGGTGGCCAACGAGTGGTTCTGGGACGCGACCGTCGACTGGCTCGGTCTCGACCTCGCCGACCGGGCGGTCGGGGCAGTGCACTTCTTCCTCTACGACACCGTCAAGATCTTCCTCCTGCTCCTCGGCCTGATGTTCCTGGTGGGCATGCTCCGGGCCAGCCTGGACCTCAACCGCGCCCGCGACTGGCTCGAGGGCCGGGGGCTACTCATCGGCCTCACCCTGGCGATCGTGCTGGGCGTCGTGACCCCGTTCTGTTCCTGCAGCTCGATCCCGCTGTTCATCGGCTTCGTCGCCGCCGGCATCCCGCTCTCGGTCACCCTGACCTTCCTCATCGCCTCCCCGCTCATCAGCGAGATCGCGGCCATCATGATCGGCGAGATGTTCGGCTGGCACATCGCCGCCGCCTACGTCGGCGCCGGTGCCGCCATCGCGTTCATCGCGGGCTGGGCCCTGTCCCGGTTCCGGCTGGAGAAGTGGGTCGACGACGTGGTCTTCACCACCCGCGTGGCCGCACTCCGCGCGGACGGCCATGTGCCCACCCTCCGCGAGCGGGTGGACGCCGCCCTCGGTGAATCCCGAGACATCGTCCGGGGCGTCTGGATCTGGGTGGTGGTGGGCGTCGGGATCGGCGCCGCGATCCACGGCTGGGTACCAGCGGACTTCTTCCTACGCTGGGCGGGCCCGGACAACCCGCTGGCCGTGGTCGTGGCCACCCTCGCCGGGGTGCCGCTCTACGTCAACGGCGCGGGGGTCGTGCCGATCGCCGAGGCACTGTGGACCAAGGGCATGAGCCTGGGCACCGTCATGGCGTTCATCATGAGTTCGATCGCGCTGTCCATCCCCCAGGCGATCATGCTCAGGCGGGTCATGAAGCCGCCCCTGCTCGCGCTGTTCTTCGCCGCCGTGGCCGTCGGCATCCTCGCCATAGGCCTACTGTTCAACCTCATCGCCTGA
- a CDS encoding arsenate reductase ArsC, with protein sequence MTDRPSVLYVCVHNAGRSQMAAAYTSHLSGGAVEVRSAGSAPADSINPAVAAAMAEDGIDISAATPKVLTTEAVQSSDVCITMGCGDVCPVFPGKRYLDWSLDDPAGQGVEAVRPIRDEIRRRVEGLLAELGVQPV encoded by the coding sequence GTGACCGATCGTCCCTCCGTCCTCTACGTCTGCGTCCACAACGCGGGCCGCTCGCAGATGGCCGCGGCCTACACCTCCCACCTGTCCGGTGGCGCGGTGGAGGTCCGCTCGGCCGGCTCGGCACCCGCGGACTCGATCAACCCCGCTGTCGCCGCCGCGATGGCGGAGGACGGCATCGACATCTCGGCTGCCACGCCGAAGGTGCTCACCACCGAGGCGGTGCAGTCCAGCGACGTGTGCATCACCATGGGCTGCGGTGACGTCTGCCCGGTCTTCCCGGGCAAGCGCTATCTGGACTGGAGCCTCGACGACCCCGCCGGGCAGGGCGTCGAGGCCGTCCGGCCCATCCGCGACGAGATCAGGCGCCGCGTAGAGGGTCTGCTCGCCGAACTCGGGGTGCAGCCGGTCTAG
- a CDS encoding ArsO family NAD(P)H-dependent flavin-containing monooxygenase yields MKNVVVKDVVVIGGGQAGLAAGFYLARAGADFEILDGSEGPGGAWPHTWPSLRLFSPADYSSLPGRRMHRTDGGNPDAAHVVEYLRGYEEYYGLPVRRGIGVTRVERGDPEGFVVHAADGRRWRARVVISATGTWSRPFVPTYPGVGGFRGAQIHSAGYRGPEAFRGRRVVVVGGANSGAQIAADLAAVLDPGRGELIWCTTGPPRYLPDDVDGRELFRVASASVRAPAGENGGGRGVAALGDIVVVPPVRAARDAGLLVATPMFDRFHPDGVEWDDGRREPVDAVIWCTGFRPALGHLRGLGLPRVNGRVVADGPAVPGVPGLFLLGYGDWCGAASATLIGVGQWAKAAVAAALGR; encoded by the coding sequence GTGAAGAACGTGGTGGTGAAGGACGTGGTGGTGATCGGCGGCGGGCAGGCCGGACTGGCCGCCGGCTTCTACCTCGCCCGGGCCGGCGCGGACTTCGAGATTCTCGACGGATCGGAGGGGCCGGGGGGTGCGTGGCCGCACACCTGGCCCTCGTTGCGTCTGTTCTCGCCCGCCGACTACTCGTCGCTCCCGGGCCGCCGGATGCACCGGACCGACGGCGGCAACCCCGACGCGGCCCACGTGGTGGAGTACCTGCGCGGCTACGAGGAGTACTACGGGCTGCCCGTCCGGCGTGGGATCGGGGTGACGAGAGTGGAACGCGGGGACCCGGAGGGTTTTGTCGTGCACGCCGCGGACGGCCGTCGCTGGCGTGCACGCGTGGTGATCAGTGCCACCGGCACGTGGTCGAGGCCGTTCGTGCCGACCTACCCGGGCGTCGGGGGTTTCCGGGGCGCACAGATCCACAGCGCCGGCTACCGGGGGCCGGAGGCGTTCCGCGGCCGGCGCGTCGTGGTGGTGGGAGGTGCCAACTCGGGAGCGCAGATCGCCGCCGACCTCGCCGCGGTGCTCGACCCCGGCCGCGGCGAGCTGATCTGGTGCACCACCGGCCCCCCGCGCTATCTGCCCGACGACGTCGACGGGCGCGAGCTGTTCCGGGTGGCCAGCGCCTCGGTGCGTGCACCGGCCGGGGAGAACGGGGGCGGCCGCGGCGTCGCCGCGCTCGGCGACATCGTCGTCGTCCCCCCTGTCCGTGCTGCCCGCGACGCGGGCCTGCTGGTGGCCACCCCGATGTTCGACAGGTTCCACCCGGACGGTGTCGAATGGGACGACGGCCGACGCGAACCGGTCGACGCGGTGATCTGGTGCACCGGGTTCCGTCCGGCTCTCGGGCACCTCCGCGGCCTGGGGCTACCGCGGGTCAACGGCAGGGTGGTCGCCGACGGCCCCGCCGTACCGGGCGTGCCCGGGTTGTTCCTGCTCGGCTACGGCGACTGGTGCGGTGCGGCCTCGGCGACCCTCATCGGGGTGGGGCAGTGGGCGAAGGCGGCCGTGGCCGCAGCGCTCGGCCGGTGA
- a CDS encoding thioredoxin family protein has product MIVKVLGPGCRNCHTLVTRTREALAALGEDAEIIEVSDIGEIAGYGLMKTPGLVVDDELVLGGKVPTVRQLTELLRGR; this is encoded by the coding sequence ATGATCGTCAAGGTGCTCGGGCCCGGTTGCCGCAACTGCCACACCCTCGTCACCCGCACGCGGGAGGCCCTGGCCGCACTCGGTGAGGACGCCGAGATCATCGAGGTCTCCGACATCGGCGAGATCGCGGGCTACGGGCTCATGAAGACCCCCGGACTGGTGGTCGACGACGAACTCGTTCTGGGCGGGAAGGTGCCCACCGTCCGCCAGCTCACCGAACTCCTGCGCGGACGCTAG